One genomic segment of Sminthopsis crassicaudata isolate SCR6 chromosome 4, ASM4859323v1, whole genome shotgun sequence includes these proteins:
- the LOC141541185 gene encoding phosphatidylinositol 4-phosphate 5-kinase type-1 alpha isoform X1, translated as MASSSGSTSTSLELGSSSCTSNLVPSTFKKSVTTSSEVSGSSGPVKKIGHRSVDPSGETTYKKTTSSALKGAIQLGITHTVGSLSTKPERDVLMQDFYVVESIFFPSEGSNLTPGHHYNDFRFKTYAPVAFRYFRELFGIRPDDYLYSLCSEPLIELCNSGASGSLFYVSSDDEFIIKTVQHKEAEFLQKLLPGYYMNLNQNPRTLLPKFYGLYCVQAGGKNIRIVVMNNLLPRSVKMHVKYDLKGSTYKRRASQKEREKVFPTYKDLDFLQDMPDGLFLDADMYNALCKTLQRDCLVLQSFKIMDYSLLVAIHNMEHAQRERVPTEMGSGNDTRKPAPQKALYSTAMESIQGEARRGGTMETEDQMGGIPARNNKGDRLLLYIGIIDILQSYRFMKKLEHSWKALVHDGDTVSVHRPGFYAERFHRFMCHTVFKKIPLKLSPSKKSRIPSSLRRMGPGGNSLSPHQLTAPVSGDNKTEMTTQVEVEPGIYFRRPDLLPRSPLVDETNSDSAATTLSTSPGSEKFNTPANSSPPSERIDAVESEFSC; from the exons TACCGTCAACTTTCAAAAAATCTGTGACTACTTCCTCTGAG GTGTCTGGCTCCTCTGGTCCAGTCAAGAAAATTGGACATAGAAGTGTTGATCCTTctggggagacaacatataaaaag ACAACCTCATCAGCCCTGAAAGGTGCCATTCAGCTAGGCATTACTCATACTGTTGGCAGTCTTAGCACCAAACCAGAGCGGGATGTCCTCATGCAAGACTTCTATGTAGTGGAGAGTATTTTCTTCCCCAG TGAAGGGAGCAATCTGACCCCTGGCCATCATTATAATGACTTCCGTTTCAAGACTTATGCCCCTGTTGCTTTCCGCTACTTCCGAGAGTTGTTTGGGATCCGGCCGGATGACTACCTG TATTCCCTGTGTAGCGAACCACTAATTGAGCTCTGCAACTCTGGAGCCAGTGGCTCCCTCTTCTACGTATCCAGTGATGATGAATTCATAATCAAAACTGTCCAGCATAAAGAGGCTGAGTTTTTGCAGAAGTTGCTGCCAGGATATTACATG AACCTGAATCAGAATCCACGGACTCTGTTACCCAAATTCTATGGACTGTACTGTGTACAGGCAGGTGGCAAAAACATTCGAATTGTGGTAATGAACAATTTACTTCCACGTTCAGTCAAAATGCATGTCAAGTATGATCTCAAGGGCTCAACCTACAAACGGCGGGCCTCGCAGAAAGAGCGAGAGAAAGTTTTCCCCACCTACAAAGATCTGGACTTCTTGCAAGATATGCCTGATGGCCTCTTCTTGGATGCTGACATGTATAATGCTCTGTGTAAAACGCTGCAGCGAGATTGCTTG GTGCTACAGAGCTTCAAGATCATGGACTATAGTCTGCTAGTGGCGATTCACAACATGGAACATGCACAGCGAGAGCGAGTGCCCACTGAAATGGGCTCCGGCAACGATACCCGAAAACCAGCCCCACAGAAGGCCCTCTATTCCACAGCTATGGAGTCCATCCAGGGGGAGGCCCGGCGGGGTGGCACCATGGAAACAGAGGACCA GATGGGTGGCATTCCTGCCCGAAACAATAAAGGGGATCGACTGCTGCTTTATATCGGTATCATTGACATACTACAGTCTTACAG GTTCATGAAGAAGCTGGAACATTCATGGAAAGCTCTGGTCCATGATGGG GACACCGTGTCAGTGCACAGGCCGGGTTTCTATGCTGAACGATTTCATCGATTCATGTGCCATACAGTATTCAAGAAAATCCCCT TGAAGCTTTCTCCTTCCAAAAAAAGTCGGATCCCTTCATCCCTTCGTCGAATGGGTCCAGGTGGAAATTCCCTCTCTCCTCACCAGCTGACAGCCCCTGTCTCTGGAGATAACAAGACAGAAATGACAACCCAGGTGGAAGTGGAACCAG GTATCTACTTCCGCCGTCCTGATTTACTCCCCCGAAGTCCACTTGTGGATGAGACCAATAGTGACTCGGCTGCCACCACCCTTTCTACCTCTCCTGGCAGTGAGAAATTCAACACACCAGCTAACAG TTCGCCTCCTTCAGAAAGAATTGACGCCGTAGAGTCAGAATTCAGCTGT tGA